ggcttCTAATCATGTACTTAGTGGTACTATAGCTCACCTGTTTCATAGCTTTCACATTTGGTCACCCATACAGCCACAGCCAAGAGGAGGTTCTGATTCCACATGATTTTGCGGTCCAGACGTGTGAGACGAGCACTTTCCTCGTGCAACAGAAATATGTCATGAAAACGTTGAGTGCAAATCTTGAAACTCTCGGGTAGAAAGCGTTGGGACACTGGAACGTCAAAAGCGAACATGATGAATTCTTTGACCAGGTCCTCGCCAAACGAAATCTGTCGGAATGTCTGGTCGAAAAGTTGAAATTGTCGGACAGTccaattttcttcttcgttcGAGTAGGGCACCGTCATTTGATATCGCCAGTAACAACCTGTTGAGCTATGAAGTAGAAACTTATTTGCCATGGTTTGAACTGTGTGCAGGGTGTGCAAGATATCACTTTTGGTAGAGCTAGAGGAGTTGGGACTCGTTTCGATGTGATGTAACAGGGCCTTGAATTGGATCTTCACTTTGTCCGGTTGATCAAGGCAAGTGTTAGGGTCTGTTTTGAGTAAGATCAGGACCGAAATCAGGGCCAAGTCTGGAAGATCCACCTGACCTTCACTGAGTTTGCTAGAGAACCGTATATATTCCTCTAAATGATGACCCAGGAGAGCTTGAAAATGAGGCTctaatttggaacaatttgcCACAGGGATTTGGAGGTAGTGAGGTAGTTTTAGCATGAGGAGCCACTGCAATTGGTGTCTGCCCGAAGCAGATGAAGCGTATTTGCCCAATACGAGGTGAATAAATAACGGTGTGTTTCTTTCCACCAAAACATTGAGATCTCTGAGGGGAATGCCAAAGGTTTGGAAGCATCCAGCCAAGTGCCAAAAGAAATCCCGGAGGGTCAGAAGGTACTGTTTCAAAGCTTGCACTGAAGGCGTTGGTCCTCCATGATGGAAAGATACCATGGCATAGATGAACCAATAGTCATAGGATAGATAAGAGAAATTGTTCGTCCAAATCATCTTCAAGTGAGAGATCCTATCCGCATTAATATCCATTCTAGACCACTGAGAGTAGTCATTGGTAAGCGTGTTCTCCTTACACAAGTTGATTAGCTCGATAACATCCTCAACCCCTTCGatcttctttcctttttcaacctCCCACGGCTGAATGAGGTCCATGGTCGAATCCAAAGGGGGTTGGTAACGAGGGGATTGAGCATCTTCCACATCCGGCTCAAAAATGCTATCTTCATTCCCATTCAGGTACTCGTCCATCTCTTGAGTTTCGTTCCGAATCTCACTCTCGTTTTGAACCTCGCTCTCATCAATAGAATCCAAACACTTTGCATATCTGTCCAATCCTCGAGATTGATCGGAACAACTATTGGAGGTCTTGCGCACGAAGGGCTTTCGAAATCGGGACCGACGTTGTCCATCATCCAAGACACATTCGGGCTTCATGCCATACTGGAGACACCGGTCATACCGACATTTCTGACATCGTCGACGGTTTTTGGCATTCACGTTGCACTGGTTTCCATTCTTACACTGAAAATTGGGTATGgactttggacatttttggtgCGCTCGACGGAAGAAGGCTCGACAACTGAAGCACGCATCAGCTCCATAGTTCAAGTGACTTCGCTTGGTGTAATCCAAACACACCAAGCATTGCCTCATGGTGGTGCCTTTATCACAACTCATGTCGATTTGTGACCCAACGAACAAGATGACTTGACTGCTTTAAGCTCCCAGGATACAGTTCCAACCTAACCGATGTTGTTCCGAATCCCAACTACTTTGTTGGAGCGCCTCTCCTGTTGTGTCACAAGCTGAGAGCGCTTCAgttcttctcttcctctctttcattTCGGTTGCTCTTCCAAGCAACCTGGCCAAGGTTGATCAGAAGGACACCTTACCTTGAGCCTTCGTCAAGGCACATTGTCATCCCAGGTTTTCCCTTACTTCCCTCAAGGCGAACGGTAGCCGCAAACCAAAGAGCAGAATGACATCTCCGAACTGTCGCCAAGTTGTGTTACTTTTTCTTATGGTGATAGCCCTAAAACCAGTTTGTTTGCGCCAAATACATGAATGTAATTCAATAACCAAAGGACATGCCTTTTAGTTCGAGAGCTTTGGCTTTCGGATTATGTCAGTCTCTCAGATAATACATTGGAGatttatttattcaacaaatgtAGATTGGTTATGCCTCGACACCACAAGAAagaataccaaaaaaaaagttacgTTGCG
This Tigriopus californicus strain San Diego chromosome 7, Tcal_SD_v2.1, whole genome shotgun sequence DNA region includes the following protein-coding sequences:
- the LOC131884041 gene encoding nuclear receptor ROR-beta-like; the encoded protein is MSCDKGTTMRQCLVCLDYTKRSHLNYGADACFSCRAFFRRAHQKCPKSIPNFQCKNGNQCNVNAKNRRRCQKCRYDRCLQYGMKPECVLDDGQRRSRFRKPFVRKTSNSCSDQSRGLDRYAKCLDSIDESEVQNESEIRNETQEMDEYLNGNEDSIFEPDVEDAQSPRYQPPLDSTMDLIQPWEVEKGKKIEGVEDVIELINLCKENTLTNDYSQWSRMDINADRISHLKMIWTNNFSYLSYDYWFIYAMVSFHHGGPTPSVQALKQYLLTLRDFFWHLAGCFQTFGIPLRDLNVLVERNTPLFIHLVLGKYASSASGRHQLQWLLMLKLPHYLQIPVANCSKLEPHFQALLGHHLEEYIRFSSKLSEGQVDLPDLALISVLILLKTDPNTCLDQPDKVKIQFKALLHHIETSPNSSSSTKSDILHTLHTVQTMANKFLLHSSTGCYWRYQMTVPYSNEEENWTVRQFQLFDQTFRQISFGEDLVKEFIMFAFDVPVSQRFLPESFKICTQRFHDIFLLHEESARLTRLDRKIMWNQNLLLAVAVWVTKCESYETGIDQLKFNLGCSDTTVYNENYGSFLEQKSIKKFTMLDINWYTALMSREVCERFSALVKHLSKCVEDTDNYKLLCLICILTPDNMEFTSSMQRLQAQYINLLKRRIKVQCDQRNLNGCSEANHPFADFNTAMANVKELAAIIKTFNKMTSE